The sequence GTAAACAGACACAACCTTCCAGTGTAAATCCCCTGCAATTCCACAAACaattcatcaaaaaataaaaattaaattaaataattaaaaaaaaaaaaacaaattaaaaaaaaaatcaaacctttgCGAGTCCTTTTGAGAAGTTCAGTGCCTCTTGCAAGCAACTCTTGGCTACAAAGACCAAGAAAATTCTCATCAGCAAACACCTCTCCACTCAAActctcatcatcctcatcaacacCAGCATCACTagaattcttcttcttcttcttcttctcctcaacATAGGCACCATTAacaccaacaccaccaccacctccccTCTCCACCGGAATCACCGCCGCTATGTTCCACACCTCCTTCAACGCCCTGGCCTTCAACGTCGCCGCCCCTCTCAACGCTAACACTCAAAACCAAACACTTCATCATCACTACCAAAACAACTCAAATGACTCAAATTTTAACATACATAAAGACATGTATAAATACCAGTAGCAGCGGCTGCTGTCAGAGTGACGACATCGCCGGCCGTACGAACATTGACGGCGGAACCAACAACGGCGGCGAGATGATCACGTTCAGCACCCAATGACTCAGCCGCCTCAACGCACTGAGCCGCCACTAATGTCGCCGCCGATGCTACCGCCATGTTGGTCCTTGACGCACGCTCGTCTTTCCCCGGCCCGGATGCGGCGGTGGCGGCTGCAATTGCGGCTACGGCCGCGGCCACGCCGGCTACCGACACGGCGGCGTGTAGCTGCGCGTTGTGCGCGCGTgtctcctctttcttcttctcccgcCGGTCTTTTAGCCAGCGGCCCACCGTTTTTCCTCTGTACACCGGCTTCGCCGGCCCGGCGCCGGAGCCGGCGACACTGCCTTTGCCGTACTGCGCAGAAGAATATCATGGGTGAGAACTGCTTCAAAAAGACGAAAATACCCTTGACAGGCAAGAGCCCCGCTTTTGGTTAAGAATCAAAGTTTCTTTTAGTTCATTATCTCgcaagaaaaaccaaaatagtGTAACTAAACAGAGAAAGAAgcagacaaaaaaataaaggaaaactTCATTTCCCAAAAGACACTCagtatatttttacttttgttccTAGAATGTCCTCTCACTTTGACTCAATTGGGACCACTAAAGACAAAAGAGAGACTCATCCTGGACTCATCAACGAGGGTGTTTTgggaaaatcatcaaaaataaaaaacatagaggTGTAATTTAGAAAGAAAGAGTGGTATttctggaaaaaaataaaaaaaagaagagtttGTATAGGGAGAAGAGAAAGACATgactctctctttctttatttctttaaatctttattttattctttttcactctctctctctctctctcactctagAGAAGAGAGATTGAGAGGTGGGTGGAGCTTTCAGGAAAGGCTGAGAACTTGGTCGCTTTGTCTTCAGCGCTCCAGCTTCCAAAACCAAACAGTAATTAATACTGAGAGAAAACAAACTTAGtctttttgaagaaaaacaaaaaaaaaaaaatagagagagagatagaaaaATACTAAAACCTTAACATCGTCCATGTCCGACGGTGACACCGGCGGGCTATCAGTGAGCGACCCACTGTTCTGTCCGccaccaccaccgccacctCCGTTCAGTGGTCCACTGCTATGTGACAATCTCCCTGAAGCCAACGGTGACACCTCCTGCCACATCAACAGTAAAGAATTAAGCTtccaaattatataatttttgcataataataacaataatgataatgataataatcagAATAATACCGATTGAGACATGATGCGCTCAAGTACAAGTTGGGAAGTAGAAGAGGTGGCGAAAGTGAAGGAGTTGTTGGAAAGAAGGTCATCAGATTCAGTGAAAGGGTCTTCAGGGATGGgacaaggatgatgatgattatgatggtGAGGAGTAGTGAGGGATTTAGAGACTTCTAAAGCAGAGACACTCCATGATCTTGAGAGGAACTCCATTGGATCTTTGGGGAGTTCTGTAGGTTGGTCATCCATGGCTGAGGGGACACAGAGGTTgtgttggtggtggtgggaGTTTGcttaaaaaagttaaaaggGTGGGGGTTTTTATAGAAAGGAGAAGTTTGCAAGATGAGTATTGATAGGTTTGGAATGTCAGAAGGGGAAGAGGACCTGGACCTGGAGCTGGAGATGGTGAAGGTGGTGATGATAAGACCTGTTCTTCTGGGGActcactctctctttctctctctctgtctctggTCACTGTACCTACACCATATAACTCTTTCATCATGTTCTTCTCTAGCACTATAATAAATGTTTGGAGTAGATAAGTACTGAAATGCCCTTGGAGTTTTGGAGTAGGGGATGGAGGAAGGAGGGTTATAAGGGGGATGTTATGAAAGGATGGAGAAGTGGGAGTTAAGGAAAAGGGTGTGATTTTTGAGGGACTCATTCTTaaattgattttgttgttggttgtcaactatttatatttgttgggttttttttttcctgtcaAGGTTGATGCCAAGGGTGCTTGTCTTGCCACGTGCACTCTCGcaagaaatattaaattttaaatattttaaaaatagtaaaataaaattcttattcAGTATATCCCTTGAAGCAAAAaagtttatatgtttttaaatttttggatttttttatataaaatggaatgttattttatttatttgggttatatacaatgttttaataatCGGACCGGTTGTCGAACCGGTTAGGCAACTGGTTCGGTTCAaccggatttaatttttttaaataaataaatatttaaaaattaaaaaacattaaaaataaataaataataatttcaaaaataaaaaaaattaataaaaaggtacaaaattacatattacaaagttaaattacctttataaaATCACAAAGTTTcaactttacataaaattaaaattttcaaaatacaaatatacaacaaatattaaaaaataaaaaataaaataaaatataagtatacaagtatataacaacaacaataatgattaaaaaataaaaaccaaaccgttcaaatatttagtttaacactttaaatttaatgatttaattattgattagtgtaaaattataagttaattataataaattaataataataaattataatatattaatatctttgtgcatcttgctttaattttttttgacttttttgcctatttaaaatttgaactgAGTTAATgagtatattaattttatttaagtttttaattataaaataaattaattaaataaataatttaaattaataaattaatcgGTCCGGTTTTTTAGTGGTTAATATCCCTAATTGGACCGGTTGACCGGCCAATTTTCCGATTGAACTGACTGATctgatccggtttttaaattattggttatatatttgatgtagATGTTGttagtatttattattgatagcctgattaaaagtaaaaacgcAACGTAACAAAATTATATGATAAaacatttgaagatgaaaaccCAAAATGGCTAtcgcataaaataaaaattcataaaaattatcattCACTTTTTAAGAGGCCAATGATCTCTTGATCAATTAACATCAAGTTCACTGTGTAAAATGTTTAGGTGACAAAAATGAGAATACAAATAAATTGAGATATTAACTCTATGTTTATGTGTGTTTGTAATGACTTATccatattttgtaaaaaaaaaatatatataaatttatttttaaatttttttataaatataatatataaatcattcTCAACAAATATTGCAAGAGTTAAGTGATCCTTCAACCTCTCACCtggaaattgaaaaaattacaaTCTTTCTCTTGCAAAATGGTTGCTTCTTTAAGATTTcgaataaataaaactactgtaaaataagcaaaattGAATCTCTGTTACTCCAAAACAAATAAGACTGTCaacctaattatatatatatatataattatatatgaagTAATGGATAATGTACATTTAAACAATGAGGGTGACTATTATAGGGCAATATTGATTAGGGAGAAATTGATTTATAGTTAATTATGATTGATAGTTGTATCATGAACATAATGGTAAAAAGGACATGTTGACCGAGTGAGGGAAGTAGGGGGACCGTGGTCCATGGGTCTAGTTTGGTTAGGTTGCAGTCACGTCACACTTGAACATTCTTAACTTAACATAACTCATCCTTTTTAACCCCCAAAACAACTTAACCCATTGTCATTTGTCACTAATGAATattcacttattttatttaggaCGAGACACTTGCacatatgttatatatgttctcatgtttttacaaaaaaatgtttattttctgacttattcaaaaaaaaaaaacttgtgctttctgggaattttttttaacttactatattaaaagaaattaaacttgtttattttttcatataaatattaattttaaaataaattattttcaaggaaaaaacataacaaaatttatatataagttACAAAGGAATAtatggaattttattttattgaaaaatatacacataactaagtaattttttttaaggtattCAAGCAAATACCGTATATTTTAATAGTGTCTAtggaatatttatattttagtttttactgaggaatatacacaaaattagatatttgaagaatattttgtcaaaaaaaaatcgTCATTTATGATATAATTCAAATACTTAttacaaactaaataaaatttgtgtttAGTGTAATTATTCATCTCGAATTATATCTACCAATTTATGTCATGATCCCCCGAACCTATTTAATACATGATCTGGATATATGACAATAgaattttaagatatttattaaaatatatagatattaaaatGATGTATAATTGTCATGATTTTTTAGATATGcattataattttcaatttaataataaattggaaaaatatatacttgtaaTTTTGtacacaataataaaattatatatatttgtatatttgcaCTTGATTTTGTGTTcctaatcaatttaattaattgtgtcaTATTAATTGTATTAGTCAAGTTactccaaaatatatattttatttgttagtgTTAGTCCGGTTCAACGGTGtgaattcttaattttttttaaacttacaAATTACTAAGGATGGTAATCGAACTCATAACTAATGGGGTATCATCCAAAAGTACCCGTGATGGTAGAGTAAACACATGATTGactggtttgggtttgggtttgaGTTGGGGTTTGGATATGGATATGGATAAATGCCCACAAAATTGTATTTGTATGGGTATAAGTATAAGTATACATATTTACAGTGATAGAGCCAGACAATTTATTAAGTGGGGCCAACATATAGATATAATATTATTACctataatgcaaaaaaaaaaaaaaatatcatatatacatatacaattatggttaaaaaatataaaaaatacaaataacaaaataaaacataagaaatttctttaaaaagtaatatttaaaaaattatctcaaATAATAGAAATTTGAAACTGGTCTTTATAGCTTAATCAAATTCTTTAAGTATAACTTGAAAggtcaaaaggaaaaaaacattaccttcttaagtatttaatttttaaatttaataaaaaaaactaacactAAGATGGTTTTAGTTTtacattttctaaaattattatataaaaacaaaacataaaaccaaaaatattggTCTTCAAATACATGTGcttttaatcttttaatatttatataataactcacatgttttttataaaaagttctTTCAATATTGCATATTGACCcaattatttcatttaaaaggtcaatttaacaatttttacatatatatatatatatataataaacatttttaaaatttttgtgggGTGGTTTAACTCCACAATTCTATATGTAGCTCCGCCCTTGCCTATTTACTAACacactataaaaaatatatatatatatgagaaatggTAATCTAGGGACACCCCTAGATTACTATTCTCTAAGGACGTCCCTTTTACAGCCGTTGGATCACTATACAAtggttgtttatttatataaaaattttacacctttttattgttcatgaTTACTGTACAACATTGTAGAACGTGTTTTGCACTGTTTATTATGATCATAGCCGTCCGATTATCATCCGACGGCTACTATAGACGTCCTTAGATTAccgatcatatatatatatatatatacatatttaaataattaaaataaatatatcatattaGAAGTCCATAAAGATGTTTCGGATTTGTGACCAAATCATttgtagtgtttttttttaggaatgtcagTGGGGCGtggcggggcggggaatgggatccccgtccccatccccgctctccacGGGCCGAGGATTTCCCGGTTAAAATTCCCCACGGGGAAAAAATCGCCCCCTTCGGGATCCCCCTACTGTCCAAAAACATAACATGTGAGTTACAATATCGGggttattttaaagataaataattagtttttatgaatattagaaatttgaaaaattagaagtttgaattttaattttgtaaatatattatataatgattttattaaaataatttaagattttattaaataaatatgttttaatgaaatatataaatttaaatagttaataagttgtatgaaataattgtgagttccataataataactaaaaatattaacaaataaatatttattgattatatatataatattatgttaatgttgaaataatctttaataaatatattaaaaatatataatatatatttttggggaATCCCCGTGGGGCACGGGGAATGGGAATCCCCGCAGGGCATGGGGAATGGGGTTCCCCGCGGGGAGCGGGGGGGATCCCCGTGGGACGGGGAGACCATTAGTTGGATAATGGAGGAATTGACAAACTTTGTTCACTAAAAATACAATACTAGGTCTTGTGATGGTTAGATACTGGAGACCTCCCACAATGCTCCTACATTGAAATGCTTCATCCTCAGGCAATATTGAGCCAAGTGTCTTGGACAGTTTATTACTGGTAGCTATTGGTGTACAAATTTCTTTGCATCCCTCCAGTTTGGCTCGTGCTAGAAGATCAGAAGTATATCTCTTCTGTGTAAGCAGTAATCCATGCTTAGTTGTAGTGGCCTCTTTGATAACAAAAGCTCTAGTGAGTTTTTCGATCAGATACTTAGTAGCTTTGACAGATGAACTAACAACTatcatgtcatcaacatagacGAGTATATAAATTGTTACTCCAGAATAGTTGAAGACAAAGAGAGAGGTATCAGCCTTTGAAGGAATAAAGCCAAGCTCTTGCAACTTGTTGCTCAAGCTAGAGTGCCAACCTCTTGGATCTTGTTTAAGCCTATAAAGCGCTTTGTCAAGCTTGCAGATGTGATGGGGAAATCTCTTATCTTCATATCACGGTGGATGCTTCATATAAACTTCTTCATTAAGAGTGCCATGAAGAAATGCATTTTGGAAACCTATTTGACACAAACTCCAACCACGTGATATAGCAATTGACAAAATGAGTCTCACTGTTGTCAGTTTGACAACAGGACTATATGTATCAAAATAGTTAATGCCATACCATTGTTTGAAGCCCTTTGCCACGAAACATGCCTTGTATCTCCATGTTCCATTCCTTTGAAGTGGTGCAAAATTCATCATCCATTGTTGCTCGCTAGTTTGGATTTGCCAAATCTTTCAGGTGATTTGGTTGTTCAATGACAACAGAGAGTGCTCTTCGACCAGGCCAATAGCGAAGAGTCCCATTAGGAAATTCTTTGGGCGAAAGTGTGTTGTCTTGCAGTCTTGTTCTCATGGAGTGTCAGTGAGgaggaattttttttagttagcGCAATCTTTGGTGTAATTTGCTCAAATAACTCAACAAGATCTTAAGAAGTTGTTGATAATTCAAGACATGTACTGGAGGAATTGCTCAAAGACATTGTTTTGTCAGTGCACTATTGATTATCATCCATTGCCATGTTGAGTTCAGAAATTGAAGTGGAATTATTTGATAGAACTAGAAGGATTGTGTATTGGGGGTATAATTTGATCAGGATGAGCAGGACTAGAAATGGCCTTTTCAAAAGGAAATCGATGCTCATCAAAAACCACGTCATGGGATATATGCCACTATAGCCAATGCACTCTACCAGTTTCCCAATGAAGGCACTTATACCCCTCATATATGCCACTGTAGCCAATGAACACATATTGAGAACTCCTGAAATCTAGCTTGCAGTTTTTGTAAGGccttaggtttagggtttagggtttatgggtttagggtttggggtttgggGATTGGGGTTTGGGGTTtatgggtttagggtttggggtttggATTTTATGGGTttgagggtttagggttttagggtatGGGGTAtggggtttaggggtttagggtttgggggttagtgtttagggttttagggtttaggggttaggggtttaggggtttggggtttggggttttttagggttttgtagAGTTTAGGGTTGGTGTAGTTAGGAGTTGAGCGAAAGAGTCTAGTTAAGGGAACTTGATTATGATTTGTACTCCTAGGCATGCGATTGGTCTGAAAACAAGGCATGTGAAAGGCTTCATCCTAAAACCTAAAATGTATGGAAGAGTGAGCTAGAAGGGATAGTCTTGATTCTACTATGTGGCCGTGTTTTCGTTCAACCAACCCATTTTGCTGATGAGCATCAGAACAAGAAACCCTATGCATGATCCCAATTTGGTTAAAGAATTCATGCAATTTTTGATATTCCCCTCCCTAATCGGTCTGAACAGTCGAGATTTTTGAATTAAGAGTTCGTTTAGCTTGTTTTtgaaattgaataaaaacttGCTCAACTTTAGATTTGTGCTTTTAGAAATAAATCTAATTGAACTTGCTATAGTCATCTATGAAActacaataatatttataaccATTGATAGATGGAGTAGTTGGACCCCACACGTCGGAATGAACAAGTTCAAGAGGTTTCAAAGATATACGAgtagacaaagaaaaagaaagctgGTGTGATTTTTCTTGCTGACAGGCATCACGCACAGAAATATTAGAATTATTTGGAGAAGAAACAACAAATTTATTTGTCTGAAGAATGTTTTGAACAACTGAGGAAGATGGGTGTCCTAACCTCTTACGCCAAAGTTCTTCGAATGATCTAACTGAAATCAAAGCTTAAGGAGAGGATGAAGTTGAAATTTGATAGAGTCCCTTCTCACATCTACTCTGTTGCCGTTGTTGGCCTCGATTTGAAACACTAAGTCATGGTGCTTCAATCGCATCTCGAAACTCAAAAGATAAGCATACAAATCACTCAAGGAAAATAGAATTGGGCGTGGTCATGACACCTGTCACCAGTGGGTCATACTTCGATCCTAGGCCATCCAACATTAAGGACACAATTTCCGCTTGTTGCAGAGGATGCCCAATAGAAGCAAGAGTATCTATAAGGCCTTTCACCTTGCGAAAATAATTTGTGATAGATAACTCTTTCTTCTATAGGGTGGAAAGTTGAACTCGTATTTACATGATACGAGCTCTTGAGGTGGAAGAAAACATATTCTCTAGAAAGCTCCATACCTCTTGTGAAGTTGATAGGATGATGTCATGAGAAAGGGTTTCCTCTGAAATATATGAGAGCAAAGCGCTAAAAACAAATTGGTCTTGTTGGTACCATGTGATGTAGTCAGGATTCAATACTTGTGTTGCACCATCATTGCTTGTATGTGTAGCAAACTTGGCTGGAGAGGGCTTAGATCCATCGACGTAGCCAAGTAGACCTTGACTGCGTAGATAAGGCAAGACAATGCCTTCCACAGGAGATAATTATCCCTATTGAGTTTCACATTGATAAGGTGATTAAATAAGGGTGTGGGTAGGAGGCAAGCAGATTGGGGAGCAGGTGAGATGAGGCTTGAAACATTGGAGGAACTAGAGTTGGTTTATGTGGCCATTTGATCACCAAGCTCTGAAACCATAAAAGAATTGTTTGTAGTTGTTATTTGCTATACCCGGTCTAACTAAATGCGTGGCCTCTTATATTTTTGAGAGATAGAGTGGAGTACattatgtataatataaaaGCTATAAAAAGGGGTAACTATCCTTGAGATTAGACCAACTATGATTGTGAGCTGGAAAGTAGCTGACTAGCTAACGACCATGCTCGCACTACAATgtatataatgaaaatacaaTATAAATTACTATTGTTAATAACTATAACTCACTAAAAACACCAGCATAACtaagcatgatcttcattctCTTCATTCAATCACCGAATGTTGTCATTTTCTCAATAAACCCCTAAAGgtttctaattaattaaagataaacTCAAACAAATCAATTTATTTAGGAATCTTCTAATCAACCCAATTTGGCTCACAATCAAGATAGGTTACAATCTAATTTTGCATCCAATTAATCCAATAATGTTCCAATTTTGTTCCCCATCATCTAAAATAACTCtaacaaacaaaataagaaatttacATATCTCGGCCATCGAATCTACTTAAATTAATTATCCAACTGAAACTTTTAAGAATACaataaagaaattattataGTTTAACCTTAAGAGTTAAGTCATAATACAaggaatatgaaaattataGTGAATTGTCTCTATCACATGTCAAACGTTCAAATGTTCAGAATAGTAATTTGAAAGCACATTTTCAGATCAAAACATGTCAGATTAATAGTGTCATTCATCAACATATTCATTAATAATCATGAATTTATaggttattaaaatatatttattaatcataattGTTAATGAATCAAATGCTCTGCTGGTGATTATTGTTGAAAGGGTacaattttcattaataaatgaTCATAATGAACAAGTAGCTCTAcgaaaattagttattttcaGTAGCCCCATGAAAGAATATTTATAGCTCGATAGACCAAACTTATTATTCTTGTTGACTGCAACAACTGGACAATATTATCAATTAATCACtagaattaattaatcattGATGTGAGACTAAAACGTACTTGAGAATTTTAATACAGTTGGAGTGATTGTTCATTGTATCTtataaattaaacttaaaattaaaattgataatgaAAACTTACTAATACATAGTTAcgtatttttcaataaatacatACTAGTCACCAACTCCTAACCTTTGAGTTGTGAGAGATTCGAACTCTTAACTTTTTGACATTGTGTCTTCCACGGACATGGTGTCTTCTACACAAGCATTTCAGTGTTCACGTCATTGCATCCTCGCTGAAAAGCCCCCAAATGTCATATCGgtacaatcaaattaaaaattagtatctattttgatacaaattgaaaattggtgctcaaattgaaataaaaccAAAGGTTAGTattcaaccaagaaaattacttaaaaattaattgtttctctattcaaaatattttttgtatccatttaattatgttttcgGTTGTATATCTAAAATGATAAGCcgagataatatatatatagaaaaataattttttaggtttttaaattatttacaaagtATCATAAAACTGAATTTCAAAACCATTTAACCCATTTCAACGTTGACAAAGGAACTTcagtgtcatttaaaaaaatatttttatcatgcaataaaatgataatttaataaaaaaaattaagattactaATAATCTTTAAATTCggaatattatttttcttaaccTTAAAGTCATCAAAGAAAAGCTTAATTGACCCAtgggaaataaaaatttatttaattattttagcgCCTTCCTCCGCCTAGACATGTCGTAATTCAAAAAGATGTCAAAATAGCTAGATGAAcgaattaataaaatttcatgaGAAGCAAATGTTTCGTCAAGCCGCTTGGTAAGTTGGAGAAAGATGTGCAGACCTTGCAACCAAGGAGGTTGGGGGATTACTAAGATTGAGTTGTTTGATATAGTTCTGTTGGGCAATGATGATGGAAAAACCTCACCGACCCAACTTGCTTTGGATATCGAATTGTTTAATTCAACTACTGTAGGAATTTACCAATATAGAATCTACACTATAAGAATGATCAaagaaaatctttcttttggcaAGGCATTCATAGTGCTCTTGTGACCTTTAATCTTTTGGTATAATAATTAGGTATCAGGATAAGCACTGTGATGTTCTGACTCCTCtttcactttattttttttttatatgtgtaGCAGAATGGAAAAGGagttatttgtaatatttagcAACTTCGggggtttttaaaataattttgggtaaattacaagattagtcactaaactatccaccagttactattttggtcactaaacaaaaaaaaattctattttggtcactaaccTTTTAAATTGCTTCCAATTTGGTCATTGACGCCAACACCATTAATGGCGAGCTGATGTGGCTTAACCATGTCAACGAACTTAACCACGTCAGCACTGCTATTTAAAAACgtgtcttctttcttcttccccttcccctttcccttttctttcttcttctcctttcccgtttctttcttcttctccttgcccaaaagaaaagaaaaatgcatcAATTGTCTACCAAGGCTCTTCTagcaaacaagaaagaaaaaaccaagGGTACACATGAAAAGAAGGATTGCTACTGGGGAGGCTGTGCACATTGTTCTTTTTAAATGAATGTCTTTTGCGGAATTCTATGTATTACCATTCTGAATATTATTATGTCATGATGTTGTTACCAGATTAATATGTTACTTATTTTGTATCATCTGCAGAATTATTAGATTATCTGCAGAATTCTGAATGTCATTATGTTATTACCAGATGACtatgtttcttattttgtattatcTGCAAAATTACCAGTTTATATGCAGATCCGTGTTGGTTATTCTGTATCATCTGCAGAATTATGTGTTGGTTATTCTGTATcatcttggaattctgtgtattattaaaatataatgacaTTCTGTGTTGCTAATGACATTCTCCatgtattgtgttttttttcttgtttttgtttggccaaaaattaatttttaagtacTTGTGTGTGTGTTCTCAAGGAGGTGCAAGTTGTTCATTGAATTTGTGAAGCAGAATAAACAAGGATTAAGCATTCATTGGTTTCTGTTGTTTTTAGAAATAGATGGTGTTGTTTACATACTGCAGGTTTCATTCAGATGGATTATCATA comes from Dioscorea cayenensis subsp. rotundata cultivar TDr96_F1 chromosome 15, TDr96_F1_v2_PseudoChromosome.rev07_lg8_w22 25.fasta, whole genome shotgun sequence and encodes:
- the LOC120277485 gene encoding VAN3-binding protein-like, with protein sequence MDDQPTELPKDPMEFLSRSWSVSALEVSKSLTTPHHHNHHHPCPIPEDPFTESDDLLSNNSFTFATSSTSQLVLERIMSQSEVSPLASGRLSHSSGPLNGGGGGGGGQNSGSLTDSPPVSPSDMDDVKYGKGSVAGSGAGPAKPVYRGKTVGRWLKDRREKKKEETRAHNAQLHAAVSVAGVAAAVAAIAAATAASGPGKDERASRTNMAVASAATLVAAQCVEAAESLGAERDHLAAVVGSAVNVRTAGDVVTLTAAAATALRGAATLKARALKEVWNIAAVIPVERGGGGGVGVNGAYVEEKKKKKKNSSDAGVDEDDESLSGEVFADENFLGLCSQELLARGTELLKRTRKGDLHWKVVSVYINRMGQVMVKMKSKHVAGTITKKKKSVVVDVCKNIPAWAGRHLLEGGEQRRYFGLRTGEGRVVEFECRSQREYEMWTQGVCRLLNIVGDKKSLG